One Primulina huaijiensis isolate GDHJ02 chromosome 5, ASM1229523v2, whole genome shotgun sequence DNA segment encodes these proteins:
- the LOC140976156 gene encoding S-adenosylmethionine decarboxylase proenzyme-like, with protein MDVPISAIGFEGYEKRLEITFSEPGLFADPGGRGLRSLSKFQLDEILEPAQCTIVSSLKNDEVDSYVLSESSLFVYPYKIILKTCGTTKLLLSIPPILKLAGILGLAVSSVRYTRGSFIFPGAQPFPHRSFSEEVAVLDNHFSNLGLSSKAYVMGDSDDLEKWHVYSACASGTSGLSPVYTLEMCMTNLDRKKASVFFKNQSSSASVMTEVSGIRKILPHSDICDFDFDPCGYSMNAIEGGAISTIHITPEDGFSYASFEAVGYDFNREDLSLLLERVLACFQPAKFSVALHSAVAGKDLDSEFTLCMKGYGCGARNCEALGNGGSMMYSSFTSSRSCGSPRSILQSCWSENEDEEVKK; from the coding sequence ATGGATGTGCCAATCTCTGCAATTGGATTCGAAGGTTATGAGAAGAGGCTCGAGATTACTTTTTCTGAGCCTGGATTATTTGCTGATCCTGGAGGCCGTGGCCTTCGATCTCTGTCCAAATTCCAACTGGATGAAATTTTGGAACCAGCTCAATGCACCATTGTGTCTTCACTAAAGAATGATGAAGTAGACTCCTATGTTCTATCAGAATCAAGCCTCTTTGTGTACCCTTacaaaattatattgaaaacttGTGGGACTACCAAACTGCTGCTTTCCATCCCACCTATCCTTAAGCTGGCTGGTATACTTGGTCTTGCTGTGAGCTCCGTAAGATACACTCGTGGAAGTTTCATTTTTCCTGGCGCGCAGCCATTTCCGCACCGTAGCTTTTCTGAAGAAGTTGCTGTTCTCGATAACCATTTTAGCAACCTTGGTCTGAGTAGCAAGGCATATGTGATGGGTGATTCTGATGACCTTGAGAAATGGCACGTTTACTCTGCTTGTGCCAGTGGGACTAGTGGTTTGAGCCCTGTTTACACTCTAGAGATGTGCATGACGAATTTGGACCGAAAGAAGGCTTCTGTGTTTTTCAAGAACCAATCAAGCTCTGCATCTGTTATGACTGAAGTGTCTGGAATCAGAAAAATCCTTCCGCATTCTGATATATGTGATTTCGATTTTGATCCCTGTGGTTACTCGATGAATGCAATAGAAGGCGGTGCAATCTCTACAATTCACATCACACCAGAAGACGGCTTCAGTTATGCAAGTTTTGAAGCAGTGGGCTACGATTTTAATCGAGAAGATTTGTCTCTACTACTGGAGAGGGTGTTGGCTTGCTTCCAGCCAGCAAAGTTCTCTGTTGCTTTGCATTCAGCTGTTGCTGGGAAGGACCTTGATTCTGAGTTTACTCTATGTATGAAGGGATATGGCTGTGGAGCACGAAACTGTGAAGCACTTGGCAACGGAGGATCCATGATGTACAGCAGCTTCACTAGCTCAAGGAGCTGCGGATCACCCAGGTCGATTCTGCAATCATGTTGGAGTGAGAATGAGGATGAGGAAGTTAAGAAATAA
- the LOC140977569 gene encoding proline dehydrogenase 2, mitochondrial-like encodes MATRSVHPMLLNTLPSSFRRLISAAPSSISAVPSFNLKPETSASKQGMITHTNPCDGPINIDDSRKIFTTVSTSKLTKSSIILHIASIEHMVDFGMWVLNSKLMGTPLVKRIVFEAIERSFYDHFCAGRGLKEVGGTVKKLWDSGLRAMLDYGLEHAIDNEDCDRNLEQFIQIAESAKSQPDSSVSFIVLKITAIAPPSLLKRLSDLLRWEYKDKSLHLPWKLKTLPLFSDSSPLFHTPKRPENLTLEEETNLKLAHERLARLCMKCIEANVPLLIDAEDTSIQPAIDYLSYSAATEYRKNDDGPLIFNTIQAYLRDSKERLVVVKKSADVMGVCVGFKLVRGAYLSSERQLATSLGVKSPIHDTIQQTHACYNDCAAFMLQEIFNGSGSVVLATHNVESGKFAASKAIDLGLEKDSQNLQFGQLCGMADTLSFGLRNAGFRVSKYLPFGPIEQIMPYLLRRAEENRGLLSTSSLDKQLMGKELFRRLTPRFS; translated from the exons ATGGCCACCCGTAGCGTCCATCCAATGCTTCTCAACACGCTCCCCTCCTCCTTCCGCCGCCTCATCTCCGCCGCGCCTTCCTCCATCTCCGCCGTCCCTTCGTTCAACCTTAAGCCGGAGACCTCCGCCTCCAAACAAGGCATGATCACCCACACCAACCCATGCGACGGACCCATCAACATCGATGATTCCAGAAAGATTTTCACGACGGTTTCGACCTCAAAGCTGACCAAATCGTCGATCATTCTTCACATTGCCTCGATTGAGCATATGGTCGATTTCGGCATGTGGGTTCTGAATTCGAAGCTCATGGGGACTCCCCTGGTGAAGAGAATCGTCTTCGAAGCAATAGAACGTTCGTTTTACGATCATTTCTGCGCGGGGAGAGGTTTGAAGGAGGTTGGCGGAACTGTGAAGAAGCTTTGGGATTCTGGACTTAGAGCTATGTTGGATTATGGTTTGGAACACGCAATCGATAACGAGGATTGTGATCGGAATTTGGAGCAATTTATTCAAATTGCTGAATCTGCTAAATCGCAACCTGATTCTTCT GTTAGTTTTATTGTGTTGAAGATTACAGCAATTGCTCCTCCTAGTTTGCTCAAGAGGCTGAGTGATCTATTAAGATGGGAATATAAGGATAAATCCTTGCATCTTCCTTGGAAGCTCAAAACTTTGCCCCTTTTTTCGGATTCGAGCCCGCTTTTTCACACTCCGAAGAGGCCAGAGAATCTAACCTTAGAAGAAGAAACCAATCTCAAGTTAGCCCACGAAAGATTAGCCAGACTTTGCATGAAATGTATAGAAGCAAACGTGCCTCTGCTAATTGATGCAGAGGATACCTCCATTCAACCGGCGATAGACTACTTATCCTACTCTGCAGCGACAGAATACCGTAAAAATGACGATGGCCctttaattttcaacacaattCAGGCTTATTTGAGAGATTCAAAAGAGAGATTGGTAGTGGTTAAGAAATCTGCCGACGTAATGGGAGTGTGTGTCGGGTTTAAATTGGTGAGGGGCGCATACTTATCGAGTGAGAGACAATTGGCTACTTCTTTGGGAGTCAAGTCCCCAATCCATGACACAATACAGCAAACTCATGCCTGTTACAACGATTGTGCTGCTTTTATGCTTCAAGAAATCTTCAATGGATCCGGTTCGGTCGTGCTGGCTACTCATAACGTTGAATCAG GAAAATTTGCGGCTTCTAAGGCCATCGATCTTGGACTGGAAAAAGACAGCCAAAATCTGCAATTTGGCCAACTCTGTGGAATGGCAGATACCCTTTCTTTTGGTTTGAGAAATGCAGGTTTTAGAGTGAGCAAGTATTTGCCCTTTGGGCCTATAGAGCAGATTATGCCTTATCTGTTAAGAAGAGCTGAGGAAAACAGAGGGTTATTATCTACTTCATCTCTTGACAAGCAACTTATGGG GAAGGAATTGTTTCGGAGATTAACTCCTAGATTTTCTTGA
- the LOC140976157 gene encoding uncharacterized protein: MVSSGEAKRRVAFVLIDGLGDVSLPSLGYRTPLQAANVPNLDAIASAGINGLMDPVEVGLACGSDTAHLSILGYDPRVYYRGRGAFESMGAGLAMSPGDIAFKSNFATLDEKTGVVTSRRADRHFEEEGPILSAALDGMKLPSFPQYEVRVRYATEHRCGVVVKGPKLSGNISGTDPLKDNRLLLKAQPLDDSDEAKNTAAVVNELSQEISRILVAHPLNTKRAAEGKNIANVVLLRGCGIRIEVPSFEKIHGLWPCMVAPTKIIAGLGLSLGIDILEAPGATGDYRTLLTSKATAIANALSAPLQLCPNVFVPGEEDHEPGRSNGYDFGFLHIKAIDDAGHDKASIFKVKGLEAVDRAIGQLAKLLWQAESSGAFQYYICVTGDHSTPVEYGDHSFESVPFTLCRLKDFVGAAGGESHVLETSLDPFPLPIVASGEEIVDEYQSREKKQGKQDPAFNGDTVLEFDELAAARGCLGRFPGSEMMGIIKAFIKL; encoded by the exons ATGGTTAGCTCAGGGGAGGCAAAGAGAAGGGTGGCTTTTGTCCTAATTGATGGACTGGGAGATGTATCACTTCCAAGTTTAGGCTACAGGACTCCTCTGCAAGCAGCTAACGTACCTAACTTGGATGCCATAGCTTCGGCAGGAATAAATGGCTTAATGGATCCTGTTGAAGTCGGGTTGGCTTGTGGAAGTGATACCGCACATCTTTCTATATTGGGTTATGATCCTCGTGTTTATTATCGAGGGCGAGGTGCATTTGAGTCTATGGGTGCTGGATTGGCAATGTCTCCCGGTGATATTGCATTTAAA TCAAACTTCGCTACCTTGGATGAGAAAACAGGAGTAGTTACTAGCCGGAGGGCAGATAGGCATTTTGAAGAAGAAGGACCCATTCTTTCTGCAGCATTGGATGGAATGAAGCTGCCCTCTTTTCCTCAGTATGAAGTTAGAGTCAG GTATGCAACAGAGCATAGATGTGGGGTGGTTGTAAAAGGACCAAAATTAAGTGGAAATATATCAGGAACGGATCCATTGAAGGATAATCGCCTACTTTTAAAAGCTCAACCACTTGATGATTCTGATGAAGCAAAAAACACAGCTGCGGTTGTTAATGAGTTATCCCAGGAAATATCTCGCATTTTGGTTGCCCACCCTCTGAACACCAAAAGGGCTGCTGAAGGAAAGAATATTGCAAATGTCGTTCTTTTACGAGGTTGCGGTATTCGAATAGAG GTTCCTTCATTCGAAAAGATACATGGTTTATGGCCATGCATGGTTGCTCCGACTAAAATTATTGCTGGGTTGGGTTTATCCCTTGGTATCGATATTCTGGAAGCTCCTGGAGCCACTGGTGACTACAGAACCCTGTTAACTTCCAAGGCAACTGCCATAGCCAATGCCCTCTCAGCTCCTCTGCAGTTATGCCCCAATGTTTTTGTGCCTGGTGAAGAAGATCATGAACCTGGTCGATCTAATGGCTATGATTTTGGATTTCTTCACATTAAG GCGATAGACGATGCAGGTCATGATAAAGCGAGCATTTTCAAAGTCAAAGGATTGGAAGCTGTTGATAGAGCTATAGGCCAGCTAGCTAAGCTCCTTTGGCAAGCAGAGTCAAGTGGGGCATTCCAATACTACATTTGTGTCACCGGCGACCACTCTACGCCAGTTGAATATGGCGACCACAGCTTTGAATCAGTCCCTTTCACATTGTGTCGTTTGAAAGACTTTGTTGGTGCTGCGGGTGGGGAATCACATGTCTTGGAAACTTCTCTCGACCCATTTCCACTTCCAATCGTAGCATCTGGTGAAGAGATTGTAGATGAATATCAAAGTCGAGAAAAGAAACAAGGCAAACAAGATCCAGCTTTCAACGGTGACACAGTGCTTGAATTCGACGAGTTGGCTGCAGCTAGAGGATGTCTCGGGAGATTTCCTGGTAGTGAAATGATGGGGATCATTAAAGCATTTATCAAGCTCTAA
- the LOC140976158 gene encoding 2-oxoglutarate-dependent dioxygenase DAO-like, with product MAAPVPVIDTQDFPGQLSKLIEACEEWGCFRIVNFDGILPGSLMSEMKAVVKSLLELPEEIKRRNVDVIAGSGYMAPSQINPLYEALGLYDMGNTIAVDSFCSKLDATPHQRTVVLKYAKAVSELMMYIGKRMGEGLGLSSVSFEKWIRQFRINKYTFTPETVGSPGVQIHTDSSFLTILQDDEIIGGLEVKKRSGTFVAVDPCPGTLLVNLGDIAAVWSNGRFLNVEHRVTCKEAGLRFSIASFLLGPEETMVETPPELIDLAHPRMYTPFMYQDYRKLRVSNNFHSGEALGHLRVES from the exons ATGGCGGCACCCGTCCCGGTGATCGATACCCAAGATTTCCCGGGTCAGTTATCCAAGCTTATAGAGGCGTGCGAAGAATGGGGATGCTTCAGAATCGTGAATTTCGATGGGATTCTTCCGGGATCTCTGATGTCGGAGATGAAGGCGGTGGTGAAATCACTTCTGGAGTTGCCGGAGGAAATCAAGAGGAGAAACGTGGATGTGATTGCGGGGAGCGGGTACATGGCTCCTTCGCAAATCAATCCCCTTTACGAAGCTTTAGGGCTTTATGATATGGGGAATACTATAGCCGTCGATTCCTTCTGTTCCAAGTTGGATGCAACTCCTCACCAGAG GACTGTTGTTCTGAAATATGCTAAAGCAGTGAGTGAACTGATGATGTACATTGGGAAAAGAATGGGAGAAGGGCTGGGGCTGAGTAGCGTTTCCTTTGAAAAGTGGATTCGCCAGTTCAGGATCAATAAATACACCTTCACTCCTGAAACAGTGGGTTCGCCTGGAGTACAAATACACACAGATTCTAGCTTTCTAACTATTCTGCAGGACGATGAAATAATTGGTGGCCTTGAAGTAAAGAAAAGGAGTGGAACTTTTGTGGCGGTAGACCCCTGCCCTGGAACGCTTCTTGTCAATCTTGGAGATATTGCAGCT GTGTGGAGCAATGGACGATTCTTGAATGTGGAACACCGAGTAACGTGCAAGGAAGCTGGCTTAAGATTCTCTATAGCTTCGTTTCTCTTAGGGCCCGAGGAGACAATGGTGGAAACACCACCAGAGCTCATAGATTTGGCACATCCCCGTATGTACACTCCTTTCATGTATCAGGATTACAGAAAACTTCGAGTGTCAAATAATTTTCACAGCGGTGAAGCTCTTGGCCATTTACGTGTTGAGTCGTGA